In Uranotaenia lowii strain MFRU-FL unplaced genomic scaffold, ASM2978415v1 HiC_scaffold_991, whole genome shotgun sequence, the following proteins share a genomic window:
- the LOC129761028 gene encoding acidic leucine-rich nuclear phosphoprotein 32 family member B-like: protein MAWFLDQQDEREMRKLSGKPERDALIDVDYFGENFGEENDSEEDNMMYNHFFDDDDVDSDINTAKKQTNDVAESEDDEIENDNNDEEDETGEANKNPSVEAEYEDEVEKNRRLRFELYNGSGDFIPSTSVKKSVVSKPGVSKDEDSEQEKNRKI, encoded by the exons ATGGCTTGGTTTTTGGACCAGCAAGATGAGCGAGAAATGCGGAAATTATCGGGAAAACCAGAACGAGATGCACTGATTGATGTCGATTATTTCGGTGAAAACTTTGGGGAG GAAAACGACTCGGAAGAAGACAATATGATGTATAATCACTTTTTCGACGACGACGATGTTGACTCAGATATTAATACGGCGAAGAAACAAACCAATGATGTTGCAGAATCAGAAGATGATGAGatagaaaatgataataatgatgAAGAAGACGAAACCGGCGAAGCTAACAAAAACCCGTCAGTAGAAGCAGAATATGAGGATGAAGTTGAAAAGAACAGAAGACTTCGATTTGAACTGTACAACGGTTCGGGTGATTTCATTCCAAGTACCTCGGTCAAGAAGTCTGTTGTCTCAAAACCTGGTGTATCTAAAGACGAAGATtctgaacaagaaaaaaaccgCAAGATCTAA